CTAGTGAAAATGGATTAAAACCTAAGGAGATAAATAAGATGAAAAATCTATTTCGTTTCTTAATCGCTATTGCTATTGTACTAGCAGTGTTTATATATTTTGATAACCCTATTCAAGAAAATGAGTTGCTTACCGGCTCGAATAACACTGGACAAATAATTCCGCAAGAAACGAAAGGAACTGTCGAAACAAACAGTATTTTTTCTAGACCTAAAACTGGTATTTCTGTGTTAGTAGGGCAACCATCTTCCGAATTAATCAAGTTATTAGGAAAACCAGCTCGAATTGAACCCTCCTCATTTGGTTTTGAGTGGTGGGTGTATAATGATTCTTATTCAAGTTATCAACTGGTAGGAGTTTCCGAAGGCCAAGTAAAACAAGTTCTGGCTATTGGTAACTCTGTGGAAGTTACACCATATAAAATTGGCCAGTCAATTGAAGATATCTATCGTTTTACGCTCGTTCAATCAGAAATTACAATTTCCATTGGAACGAATACATATACGTTTTCATTAAATGAAGATGATATTAATAACCGAATTTTAGTTCAATTTGATAATTTACTAGCTATTCTATATATTGATGTCGTTGGTAAACGGCTAGAAGCAGTTAGATTTTCTGATTTAGAAACCCTCTTATTACAGAAGCCATATGATATTTTATATAATGGTTCGATGATAGAAACTCAAATTCCTACTTCCTCTTTTCAAATTGCCGTAGACCGTGCAAATGAGAGACAAATTTTTGAAATTACAAATGTCTATCGACTGAGACATGGTGTTAGAGTTTTAGAATCAGATATGCCATTGCAAGATATTGCTAGAATGCAAAGTAAAGAAATGGCTAAAAATAATGTAGTAGCAAATGATTTGGCTGAAATTCCTACGTTAAGCGATACATTAAAAGAATCAAATATAGAGTTTTCCAGAGCTGGCGGAAATACAGCTGCTTTTTATTTTGATGCAGGAGAAGCGGTAAACGGTTGGTTAAACTCAAAAAATCATAGAGATACACTATTAGGTAGAAGGTATACACACACTGGGGTAGGGGTATACGGAAACTACTATACGCAGAATCTTATTGAAAGACCGACTTCCATAGAGGATAGGCCATAATCATTAATGAAAAACGAAAGTCCCATCTTCGTCTTCATATAAAGATCGAATATGCAATGGAACTTTATACAGAGCAGCAAATTTAGCTGCTCTTTTTTGAATGATTTCTACAGGTGCGCTTATTATAGTTTGAAGTTCTTCGTAAGACATTATTGGTATTAATTCGACCGTTTTATTTGTTGAAGGGTCTGATGTCATAACACCAGGAACATTTTTATAAAACTCTACAACTTCAGCTTTTAAATGATGCCCATAGAAGACAGCAGTAAAATCACTTCCACCTCTACCAAGTGTTGTGAAATTGTGTGTTTTTTCAGATATACCTTGAAATCCAGGTACTATAATGCAAGGGAAATCATTGAATGTAGAATTCAATATATTTGTATTCACATCTATTATATTTGCGTTTCCATATGCTTCATTTGTGATGATTCCAGCGTTCTTCCCATAAAGAACTGTAGTGCTAATTCCTCCTTTTTTTAATTCTGCACATAAAACAGATGCAGAAATTAATTCACCACAAGCTGAGAGTAAATCTGACTCAACACTACTAAGAGTTGTTGGAATAAGGTCTAAAAGTGTATCTGTTGAATAATGTTGACCTCTTCTTCCCATGGCAGAAACAACTACCAGTACTTGTTCATGATTTCTCATTGCTTTTTGAATGTGTTTAATGATCAATTTCCTGCTCTCATAGTCTTGCATAGCAATACCACCATATTTTTGAATAATCATATCTTCATCCACTTTACTCGTGACATTTTATTCACTCCGTTCATACGATACAAGGAATTCATTTTACTTTATGCGAATATCCAAGAATGGTGTAGGGAGTGAAGGATTATTTATTCTTTAAAAGAATTACTAAATGGAGTGCAATGTGAGATTGCAGGAGATTTGTCACGGGCAACGATAAATAGATGGATTGATCATTCTAAACAAATCGAAGAAGGGGATATATTTGTCTCACAGACAAATAATCGAATCTTTATGGAGGAAGCGATTCAAAGAGGAGCAATGGCTATTTTAACAAAGTGCTTTGTCCCTGATTGTATCGTCCCGCAAATAATAATACCAACTGATATGGAACGTTTTATAAGACGGCTGTCATCCGTTTCTTATGAACTTTACGGAAAACAAATAAAAACGATTGGCATAACCGGAACGAATGGAAAAACAACGGTCGCATCATTTATCGGACAATTACTAATGCAACAAAATAAATTGGTTTGTGTTATAGGAACTCTAGGTGTATATGTCAACGGAGAAAAATTAAATAACTTATTTCGGAATAATACTACTTTGCCTTTTTATGATTTCATGCAAGTAGTTAAGTATTGTTATGAAAAAAATGTTGAATATATAGTATTAGAGGCTTCTTCACAAGGGCTATTAGACCAACGTCTAGGTAATTATCCAATAGATGTAGGCGTATTTCTTAATATAGGAAAAGATCATATTGAGTTCCACGGAGGAATGGTTCCTTATAAAAAATCCAAAGAAATGCTTATCCCCCTTTCAAAACAACTTGTTATTAATGACGATGATGCATGGTGCCGATCTATAGCTGATAAAACTCGCTTGCCAATCATTCGTTTTGGAGAAAATTTTACAAATGACGTTGTTTATCAAAAAGTAGATTACTCAACGGAAAAGGTACGATACAAATATCTAATAAAAGAAAAAGAACTTCAAGTAGAGATGAATAATAGTGGTTATTATAATGGATTGAATTTAGCAGCGGCAATAGCTGTGATGGGAGCGTTAGGTTTTTCACTGGACGAAGTAAAAACGGTAAACCTTCCTATTGGAAGATTAGAACGAATTCACAATAATGAGGGAATTGAAGTTCTGATTGATTATGCGCATACACCTGATGCATTAGAGGCAAGTTTATCTGCAGTGGCATCTTATGCCAAGCGAAATATATATGTCGTTTTTGGATGTGGTGGAAATAGAGATAAACAGAAGAGAAAATGGATGGGGGAAGTGGCTACCAAATATGCAACAACAGCTATAATAACGAACGATAATCCAAGGAATGAGAATCCTACTGACATAATTGCCGATATTTTAAAAGGGGCAAATACAGAAAAGGTAATCACTGAAACAGATCGGAAACAAGCAATTATTATGGCTTTAAGTAGTGCTAAAAAAGGGGATATAGTAGTAATAGCAGGAAAGGGACATGAACAAGAACAGATTGTTCATGATCTTGTGGTCCCTTTTTCTGATCATGAAGTTGTCCGAAACTATTTCAAAGGGTTTGGCGGAGTTATAACGAAAAATGATCCCGTAGCATAAGCAATTTTTTTGCCATCCAGCTGTGTCACTGTACATTCCATAACTAAAGTTTGACGCCCTTTATGTAAGTATGATGCAGTTGCTATCAGCGTTTTTTCTGTTGAAGCTTTGACATAATGAATCGTCATAGTTGTAGTTACAGCGCCTTTACCATCTGCTCTTAAGTCCTTATTAACAAGGAAGCCCATTGCATTATCTGTTAGGGTAGCAATTACTCCTCCGTGCGGCATATCAAAGCTGTTATAGGAAAGAGGGGTTACTGGTAGTGTGACAACACATCTATCCTCTTCAAATTGTGTATTCATATGAAATATGGCATTTAAGTAGGTAGGGGCATCCTTTTTTTGTTTGTTTTGTATGCCTTCTAAAAATTCTTGGACTAATCTTATTTCAACGTCTGTTGCGTTATCAGTTACTTGTTTTAACAAAGATTGTAATTCATTCATTTTTTTTCTCCTAACAATAAGATAATAGTTTAGCAATTAGTTTTACTTTTTGTTATGATAAAAAGGATTGGAGGATTGTCAAATGATAATGACCAACGAATGGGCTATTTTAATGGACCACTCAGATAAACTATGTAAAATGATTCTTTCCTCTGAACAATTTTATCGATACTTAGATGCACATCGTGCTGTATATACAAATTCGAACATAGTTAGTGAAATAAATCATTTCGCTAAACTAAAAGACCAATATGAAGAGGTTCAACGGTTCGGAAAATACCATCCTGATTATTCGACAGTTATGAAAGATATTCGCGTAACTAAAAGAAAACTGGATATGGTGGATGAAATTGCAACACTGAAAGTTGCTGAAAACGAATTACAAGACTTACTAGATGAAGTGAGTTTGTTAGTCGGTAAATCTGTTTCAGAAGGAGTAAAAGTACCAGTAAGTAATCCATTTTTTGCATCTAGCGGTTCAAGTTGCGGAAGTGGATGCGGTACAGGTGGTTCTTGCTCCTGTTCTGCATAATAATAACTATAAAGGATGTGTGCTAACAAGCACACATCCTTTATAGTATAACTTATTAAAATAACTGTCCAGAAACCAGCAACTGTTTCAAGAGGTCGCAGCACTAATACCCGTTACAAAAAACGACCACAATAATCATGAATCAGTGGGTAGATGATTAAAGTAAGTGGTTCTTGAGAAAAATGGATAGCATCTATTGAAAAAGAAGTGCTGAGCGGAAGAAATTGTATATTCGTCCGCTTTTAAAAGAATAGGAAAGCATCTAATCTCTCATTAACCAACCCTAATGCATCATGTCTCTACAAATTCCGAGAGGGCGACGTACAAACATTCGCTACAAGATTACCGGAAAAAAAGGATCGTGAAGTGACACAGTCACTTCACGATCCTTTG
The nucleotide sequence above comes from Psychrobacillus glaciei. Encoded proteins:
- a CDS encoding CAP domain-containing protein, with the protein product MKNLFRFLIAIAIVLAVFIYFDNPIQENELLTGSNNTGQIIPQETKGTVETNSIFSRPKTGISVLVGQPSSELIKLLGKPARIEPSSFGFEWWVYNDSYSSYQLVGVSEGQVKQVLAIGNSVEVTPYKIGQSIEDIYRFTLVQSEITISIGTNTYTFSLNEDDINNRILVQFDNLLAILYIDVVGKRLEAVRFSDLETLLLQKPYDILYNGSMIETQIPTSSFQIAVDRANERQIFEITNVYRLRHGVRVLESDMPLQDIARMQSKEMAKNNVVANDLAEIPTLSDTLKESNIEFSRAGGNTAAFYFDAGEAVNGWLNSKNHRDTLLGRRYTHTGVGVYGNYYTQNLIERPTSIEDRP
- a CDS encoding amino acid kinase family protein, with translation MIIQKYGGIAMQDYESRKLIIKHIQKAMRNHEQVLVVVSAMGRRGQHYSTDTLLDLIPTTLSSVESDLLSACGELISASVLCAELKKGGISTTVLYGKNAGIITNEAYGNANIIDVNTNILNSTFNDFPCIIVPGFQGISEKTHNFTTLGRGGSDFTAVFYGHHLKAEVVEFYKNVPGVMTSDPSTNKTVELIPIMSYEELQTIISAPVEIIQKRAAKFAALYKVPLHIRSLYEDEDGTFVFH
- a CDS encoding UDP-N-acetylmuramoyl-L-alanyl-D-glutamate--2,6-diaminopimelate ligase; the protein is MQCEIAGDLSRATINRWIDHSKQIEEGDIFVSQTNNRIFMEEAIQRGAMAILTKCFVPDCIVPQIIIPTDMERFIRRLSSVSYELYGKQIKTIGITGTNGKTTVASFIGQLLMQQNKLVCVIGTLGVYVNGEKLNNLFRNNTTLPFYDFMQVVKYCYEKNVEYIVLEASSQGLLDQRLGNYPIDVGVFLNIGKDHIEFHGGMVPYKKSKEMLIPLSKQLVINDDDAWCRSIADKTRLPIIRFGENFTNDVVYQKVDYSTEKVRYKYLIKEKELQVEMNNSGYYNGLNLAAAIAVMGALGFSLDEVKTVNLPIGRLERIHNNEGIEVLIDYAHTPDALEASLSAVASYAKRNIYVVFGCGGNRDKQKRKWMGEVATKYATTAIITNDNPRNENPTDIIADILKGANTEKVITETDRKQAIIMALSSAKKGDIVVIAGKGHEQEQIVHDLVVPFSDHEVVRNYFKGFGGVITKNDPVA
- a CDS encoding PaaI family thioesterase, with the protein product MNELQSLLKQVTDNATDVEIRLVQEFLEGIQNKQKKDAPTYLNAIFHMNTQFEEDRCVVTLPVTPLSYNSFDMPHGGVIATLTDNAMGFLVNKDLRADGKGAVTTTMTIHYVKASTEKTLIATASYLHKGRQTLVMECTVTQLDGKKIAYATGSFFVITPPNPLK
- a CDS encoding YlbF family regulator encodes the protein MIMTNEWAILMDHSDKLCKMILSSEQFYRYLDAHRAVYTNSNIVSEINHFAKLKDQYEEVQRFGKYHPDYSTVMKDIRVTKRKLDMVDEIATLKVAENELQDLLDEVSLLVGKSVSEGVKVPVSNPFFASSGSSCGSGCGTGGSCSCSA